Proteins from a single region of Dehalococcoidia bacterium:
- a CDS encoding HAD family hydrolase, with amino-acid sequence MAILISFDIDGTMEVGDPPGPLTMEMARIAQNKGFLIGSCSDRPPSAQRAIWEQANIAADFVIPKHMLADVKAKFDAERYFHIGDREDLDRQNALRAGFEFLWPDEAAERPWFSPDE; translated from the coding sequence TTGGCGATACTGATCAGCTTTGACATCGACGGGACCATGGAGGTAGGCGACCCTCCCGGACCCTTGACTATGGAAATGGCGCGAATCGCCCAGAATAAAGGATTCCTCATTGGGAGCTGTTCAGATCGGCCACCAAGTGCCCAGAGGGCAATCTGGGAACAGGCGAACATCGCTGCAGACTTCGTCATCCCCAAGCACATGCTGGCAGACGTCAAAGCGAAATTCGATGCGGAGAGGTACTTTCACATCGGTGATCGAGAAGACCTCGACAGGCAGAATGCTCTCCGGGCAGGGTTCGAGTTTCTTTGGCCAGACGAGGCCGCAGAAAGGCCTTGGTTCTC